The DNA segment GATTTGGCCTGCCAATTGCAACAGACATAGCAGTGAGTCCCGCAGAGGAACACATTATTCAGGGAGCGAGACATGGAAAGCGCAACATTTACGTCTTTACGGAAGGATTTTCCGGACTTTGACGCGATCGTGAGCCACTACCACAGCCGTTTGTACCGTATCGCGCTGCGGCAGTTGGGTAACCCCGAAGATGCCCAGGACGCCTTGCAGGAAGCCCTCCTGCTCGCCTACCGCCATCGCGATCAATTCCAGGGCCGCTCCGAATTGGTCACTTGGCTGACCCGAATTGTCATCAACGCTGCCCGCGGCCAGCAGCGCCGCCGCCGCGCCCGTCCGGCCTCCTCGCTCGAAGAAGTCACCGACGCCGGCTTACAGTTCGCCGATCATCACCCCAGCCCCGAGGCCCACTGCCTCGACCGCGAGCGTCACGAGCGCCTGCGCCGTCTTCTCGGCCGCCTGTCGGAGCCGCTGCGCCAGGCGGTGGTGCTGTGCGAGCTCCGCGGCCTGAGCTGCGCCCAGGCCGCCGCCCGTCTGGGCTGCAAACCCTCCACCCTCAAGTGC comes from the Acidobacteriota bacterium genome and includes:
- a CDS encoding sigma-70 family RNA polymerase sigma factor: MESATFTSLRKDFPDFDAIVSHYHSRLYRIALRQLGNPEDAQDALQEALLLAYRHRDQFQGRSELVTWLTRIVINAARGQQRRRRARPASSLEEVTDAGLQFADHHPSPEAHCLDRERHERLRRLLGRLSEPLRQAVVLCELRGLSCAQAAARLGCKPSTLKCRLFRARQRLTQLACS